One part of the Vogesella sp. LIG4 genome encodes these proteins:
- the dnaG gene encoding DNA primase codes for MIPQDFIDQLLTRVDIVDVVDRCVPLKKGGQNYMACCPFHKEKSPSFTVSPSKQFYHCFGCGAHGSAIGFVMEYQGLPFVDAVKFLAESIGMQVPQEERAANPEAVRAARAKQLSLEDALSRAAAFYKQQLKSAPNAIAYLKGRGLTGEIAARYGLGYAPDGWQNLEAVVGDYNDSALVDSGLVIVAEDSGRRYDRFRDRVMFPIRNQRGAIIGFGGRVLGKGEPKYLNSPETPLFEKGRELYGLYEARQAVRNAGSVLVVEGYMDVVALAQFGVEYAVATLGTATTGEHVRKLLRHADQVYFCFDGDKAGQKAAWRALENSLPQLVDGKALHFLFLPQEHDPDSYIREFGREAFELALKEQSIPLSAYFIRQLSGDIDLAAPEGRAELIKQAKPLLEQIAAPMLGYIIRKRLAELAQVEVDELDMLLGRPRAERKGRRHYQLPRDSNRPSSTPMVRREIKWALMNPAWAHDIQVRESQLYEGEMATLVAIIERIQGSEQPPSSAQLAESFRHSEHEGVIDSVLQESLREPEEFANPDERDKENFLHGFERLMARYDNELVTALSNKGYEHLSKEELQLLRTLLARRARPDG; via the coding sequence ATGATCCCGCAGGACTTCATCGATCAGTTGCTCACCCGCGTCGACATCGTCGACGTGGTGGATCGTTGCGTCCCGCTGAAGAAGGGCGGCCAGAACTACATGGCCTGCTGCCCCTTCCACAAGGAAAAGTCGCCCTCCTTCACCGTCAGCCCCAGCAAGCAGTTCTATCACTGCTTCGGCTGCGGCGCGCATGGCTCCGCCATCGGCTTCGTCATGGAATACCAGGGCCTGCCCTTCGTCGATGCGGTGAAGTTCCTGGCGGAAAGCATCGGCATGCAGGTGCCGCAGGAAGAGCGTGCGGCCAACCCTGAAGCGGTCCGCGCCGCGCGCGCCAAGCAGTTATCGCTGGAGGACGCACTCAGCCGTGCCGCCGCCTTCTACAAGCAGCAGCTGAAAAGCGCGCCCAATGCCATCGCCTACCTGAAAGGCCGCGGCCTCACCGGCGAGATCGCCGCCCGCTACGGCCTGGGCTATGCCCCGGACGGCTGGCAGAACCTGGAAGCCGTGGTCGGCGACTACAACGACAGCGCACTGGTGGACAGCGGGCTGGTGATCGTGGCCGAAGACAGCGGCCGCCGCTACGATCGCTTCCGCGACCGGGTGATGTTCCCGATCCGCAACCAGCGCGGCGCCATCATCGGCTTTGGCGGCCGGGTGCTCGGCAAGGGCGAACCCAAGTACCTGAACTCGCCCGAGACTCCCCTGTTTGAAAAGGGGCGCGAGCTGTATGGCCTGTACGAAGCACGCCAGGCCGTCCGCAATGCCGGCTCCGTGCTGGTGGTGGAAGGCTATATGGACGTGGTGGCGCTGGCGCAGTTCGGCGTGGAATACGCGGTAGCCACCCTGGGCACCGCCACCACCGGCGAACATGTGCGCAAACTGTTGCGCCATGCTGATCAGGTGTACTTCTGCTTCGACGGCGACAAGGCCGGGCAGAAGGCCGCCTGGCGTGCGCTGGAAAACAGCCTGCCACAGCTGGTGGACGGCAAGGCGCTGCACTTCCTGTTCCTGCCACAGGAGCACGACCCGGACAGCTACATCCGCGAATTCGGCCGCGAAGCCTTCGAGCTGGCGCTGAAGGAGCAAAGCATTCCGCTGTCGGCCTACTTCATCCGCCAGCTGAGTGGCGACATCGATCTTGCCGCCCCGGAAGGCCGTGCCGAGCTGATCAAGCAGGCCAAACCCTTGCTGGAGCAGATAGCCGCCCCCATGTTGGGCTATATCATCAGAAAGCGCCTCGCCGAACTCGCGCAGGTGGAGGTGGACGAACTGGACATGCTGCTGGGCAGGCCGCGCGCAGAGCGCAAGGGCCGCCGCCACTACCAGCTGCCACGCGACTCCAACCGCCCCAGCAGCACCCCGATGGTGCGGCGCGAGATCAAGTGGGCACTGATGAACCCGGCATGGGCGCACGACATCCAGGTGCGGGAAAGCCAGCTGTACGAAGGCGAAATGGCCACCCTGGTTGCCATCATCGAGCGCATTCAGGGCAGCGAGCAGCCACCCAGCAGCGCACAGTTGGCCGAATCGTTCCGCCACAGCGAGCACGAGGGCGTCATCGATTCAGTACTACAGGAATCGCTGCGCGAACCAGAAGAATTCGCCAACCCGGATGAGCGGGACAAGGAAAACTTCCTCCACGGATTTGAACGACTGATGGCGCGCTACGACAACGAACTGGTCACCGCACTGTCCAACAAAGGCTATGAACATCTGAGCAAGGAAGAATTGCAATTGCTGCGCACATTGCTTGCCCGCCGCGCCAGGCCTGACGGCTGA
- a CDS encoding fimbrial protein: MKKLASILAVGLALTSAAAMATDGTITINGKLDNNTCTVTGTTGSDVLVTLPTLSVNKFVQAGDVGGAQQFSIKLSNCTVGINGATVHFDTLIPQADSVTGNLVNTASAGNIQVQLLNDQSNPINVITQVNSQTVAVTNNAATLQYVAQYYATGQATPGNVKASVKYSMVYN; encoded by the coding sequence ATGAAAAAACTCGCATCTATTCTGGCTGTTGGCCTGGCCCTGACCTCCGCTGCCGCCATGGCTACTGACGGTACCATCACCATCAACGGTAAATTGGACAACAACACCTGCACCGTTACCGGCACCACGGGCTCGGATGTACTCGTTACCCTGCCGACCTTGTCCGTCAACAAATTCGTCCAAGCCGGTGACGTCGGTGGTGCCCAGCAGTTCTCCATTAAGCTGTCCAACTGCACGGTGGGCATCAATGGCGCAACTGTTCACTTTGACACCCTCATTCCGCAGGCCGACAGCGTTACCGGCAATCTGGTAAACACCGCTTCTGCCGGCAATATCCAGGTGCAGCTGCTGAATGATCAGTCCAACCCCATCAACGTGATCACCCAGGTTAACTCCCAGACAGTAGCAGTGACCAATAACGCTGCTACCCTGCAATACGTCGCCCAATACTATGCAACCGGCCAAGCCACTCCCGGCAATGTTAAAGCCAGTGTCAAGTACAGCATGGTCTACAACTAA
- a CDS encoding fimbrial protein has product MNKISRKTAVLLAVIFFALPSLAQATCWFHNGWGQLNWSGINYPNIITPPRDSVASYGTPILDTGWQDPGTIYTTVDCSGSWYDWTWAVYNGFDYPLAPGYSGVANVYQTNVPGVGLIINYWNSVNSYPSGDVGRQIQTWANRSGWEVANASDYRLPARFRMRLIKYGPISPGVVNLAGIQARIYYGGGDAARPEGVLAIQLTLPHDVTVTPSTCSLAVPNTTVPLPTIGVNQLPAIGATTGAVPFKINMSCDLNLKVSFQIDGTPYSGMSSTSGVLAPNSGTASGVGLQLLSTLSNSAGLPVAFGTKTLLKSLTIANDQLSIPLIARYYRTGSTVSPGSISSTATLTMFYE; this is encoded by the coding sequence ATGAACAAAATTTCGAGAAAAACAGCAGTTTTACTGGCCGTCATATTTTTTGCTTTGCCCTCCCTGGCACAGGCAACCTGCTGGTTTCATAACGGCTGGGGGCAGCTGAACTGGAGCGGCATTAACTATCCAAATATCATCACGCCACCACGTGACAGTGTTGCCAGCTATGGCACACCGATACTCGATACTGGCTGGCAGGATCCCGGCACCATTTACACAACAGTGGATTGCAGTGGTTCCTGGTATGACTGGACCTGGGCCGTCTATAACGGTTTCGATTATCCGCTGGCCCCCGGCTACTCCGGTGTTGCCAATGTCTACCAGACCAATGTGCCCGGCGTCGGCCTGATCATCAACTACTGGAACAGCGTCAACAGCTACCCCAGTGGTGACGTGGGGCGGCAAATCCAGACCTGGGCTAACAGAAGCGGGTGGGAAGTGGCCAATGCCAGCGACTACCGGCTGCCGGCCCGCTTCCGGATGCGGCTGATCAAATACGGCCCGATCAGCCCCGGGGTAGTCAACCTGGCGGGCATCCAGGCGCGGATCTATTATGGCGGTGGGGATGCCGCCAGACCGGAAGGCGTGCTGGCAATACAACTGACGCTGCCTCACGATGTAACCGTGACCCCGAGCACCTGCAGCTTGGCTGTACCCAACACCACGGTGCCGCTGCCAACCATTGGCGTAAACCAGCTGCCCGCCATCGGCGCTACCACTGGTGCTGTGCCATTCAAGATCAACATGAGCTGTGATCTCAATCTGAAGGTTTCCTTCCAGATTGATGGCACTCCGTATAGCGGCATGAGCAGCACCAGTGGTGTACTGGCACCCAATAGCGGCACCGCCAGTGGGGTGGGCCTGCAGCTGCTGTCCACGCTGAGCAATAGCGCGGGTCTGCCGGTGGCGTTTGGCACCAAGACCCTGCTCAAGTCGCTAACCATAGCCAACGACCAGCTGTCGATACCGCTGATTGCACGCTACTACCGCACCGGCAGTACCGTTTCTCCCGGCAGCATCAGTTCGACGGCCACGCTGACGATGTTCTACGAGTAA
- a CDS encoding CDP-6-deoxy-delta-3,4-glucoseen reductase has product MTCSVKVLPSGHSFAVEAHETILEAALRQNIGLPYGCRDGACGACKGKVVEGEVDHGGAQDKALSSADRAQGMALFCCAKPKGDVTIEARELAGIGDIQIKTLPCRVEQIDKIHDVAVLKLKLPVSERLQFMAGQYIDILMKDGKKRSFSIANAPHDDAFIELHIRHQPGGSFSDYVFSAMKEKEIMRFKGPLGSFFLREDSDKPIIMVASGTGFAPIKGIIEHAIHHGITRPIVFYWGARTPADLYLADLAAKWQAENSNITFIPVVSDALPEHNWAGRSGFVHQAVLDDFDSLAGYQVYACGAPIMVEAAHKSFTTERGLPESEFFSDAFFLSKDMSGNK; this is encoded by the coding sequence ATGACATGTTCGGTAAAGGTGCTTCCCAGCGGCCATTCTTTCGCCGTGGAAGCGCATGAAACCATTCTGGAAGCGGCGCTGCGCCAGAATATCGGCCTGCCGTACGGCTGCCGCGACGGTGCCTGCGGCGCCTGCAAGGGCAAGGTAGTTGAAGGTGAAGTGGATCATGGCGGTGCCCAGGACAAGGCGCTGTCCAGTGCGGATCGTGCCCAGGGCATGGCCTTGTTCTGCTGCGCCAAACCCAAGGGCGACGTGACCATCGAGGCACGCGAGCTGGCCGGTATCGGCGACATCCAGATCAAGACCCTGCCGTGCCGTGTGGAGCAGATCGACAAGATTCACGATGTAGCGGTTCTCAAGCTCAAGCTGCCGGTTTCCGAGCGCCTGCAGTTCATGGCCGGCCAGTACATCGATATCCTGATGAAGGACGGCAAGAAGCGCAGCTTCTCCATTGCCAATGCGCCGCACGACGATGCCTTCATCGAACTGCACATCCGCCACCAGCCAGGCGGTTCCTTTTCCGACTACGTGTTCAGCGCCATGAAGGAAAAGGAAATCATGCGTTTCAAGGGCCCGCTGGGTTCTTTCTTCCTGCGCGAGGATTCCGACAAGCCCATCATCATGGTGGCCAGTGGCACCGGTTTTGCGCCGATCAAGGGCATTATCGAGCATGCCATCCACCACGGCATCACCCGCCCCATCGTGTTCTACTGGGGCGCTCGCACCCCGGCCGATCTGTACCTGGCGGATCTGGCCGCCAAGTGGCAGGCCGAGAACAGCAACATCACCTTCATCCCGGTGGTGTCCGATGCGTTGCCGGAGCACAACTGGGCCGGCCGCAGTGGCTTCGTGCACCAGGCGGTGCTGGACGATTTCGACTCGCTGGCCGGCTACCAGGTGTATGCCTGCGGCGCGCCCATCATGGTGGAGGCGGCACACAAGAGCTTCACCACCGAGCGCGGCTTGCCGGAGAGCGAATTCTTCTCCGATGCCTTCTTCCTGTCCAAGGACATGAGCGGCAACAAATAA
- the rpoD gene encoding RNA polymerase sigma factor RpoD — MALSPDTKKQNNEPATEPMSLEEQRKRLRQLIALGKERGYLTYAEINDHLPEDVSDAEQIENIVTMIGGLGIQVYEEAPDAETLLMSDATPPVADEDAVEEAEAALSSVDSEFGRTTDPVRMYMREMGSVELLTREGEIVIAKRIEEGLKFMIQALSACPGSVAEVLALVEQVEAGELRIDEVIDAMIDPEAETAEEVEFSEPAVDEAEVDEDDEEEDEDDGVEDAAAVSEANLEELKQEALAHFALMREQYNALVVALDKHGFASKEYKAAQEAITELFMGIRFSTRQIESLCDKLRERVNRIRKLEREIQDICVTRVRMKRDYFIKSFPGNECNLDWVEKEIDSGKDWSETLSRFKYAIIEKQSKIADLQQQALMSIEQLKEINRQMSSGETKARLAKREMIEANLRLVISIAKKYTNRGLQFLDLIQEGNIGLMKAVDKFEYRRGYKFSTYATWWIRQAITRSIADQARTIRIPVHMIETINKMNRISRQILQESGREPDPAELAEKMEMPEDKIRKIMKISKEPISMETPIGDDDDSHLGDFIEDSVTVAPAEAAMYASLRDATKEVLDSLTPREAKVLRMRFGIDMNTDHTLEEVGKQFDVTRERIRQIEAKALRKLRHPTRSERLRSFLDNEPGNQ; from the coding sequence ATGGCGTTATCTCCCGATACCAAGAAACAGAACAACGAACCGGCAACCGAGCCGATGAGCCTGGAAGAGCAGCGCAAACGGCTGCGCCAGCTGATTGCGCTGGGCAAGGAACGTGGCTACCTCACCTACGCTGAGATCAACGACCACCTGCCCGAAGACGTATCCGACGCCGAGCAGATCGAAAACATCGTCACCATGATCGGCGGCCTGGGCATCCAGGTCTACGAAGAGGCTCCGGATGCCGAAACGCTGCTGATGTCCGACGCTACCCCGCCGGTAGCCGATGAAGACGCAGTGGAAGAAGCCGAGGCCGCGCTGTCGTCCGTGGATTCCGAGTTCGGCCGTACCACCGACCCGGTGCGCATGTACATGCGCGAAATGGGCTCGGTGGAACTGCTGACCCGCGAAGGCGAAATCGTCATCGCCAAGCGTATCGAGGAAGGCCTCAAGTTCATGATCCAGGCGCTGTCCGCCTGCCCGGGTTCGGTTGCCGAAGTGCTGGCGCTGGTCGAGCAGGTAGAGGCAGGCGAGCTGCGCATCGATGAAGTGATCGATGCCATGATCGACCCGGAAGCGGAAACCGCCGAGGAAGTCGAATTCAGCGAACCGGCCGTTGACGAGGCCGAAGTGGACGAAGACGACGAAGAGGAAGACGAAGACGACGGCGTTGAAGACGCTGCCGCCGTCAGCGAAGCCAACCTGGAAGAACTGAAACAGGAAGCGCTCGCCCACTTCGCCCTGATGCGCGAACAGTACAACGCCCTGGTTGTTGCGCTGGACAAGCACGGCTTTGCCAGCAAGGAATACAAGGCCGCCCAGGAAGCCATCACCGAGCTGTTCATGGGCATCCGCTTCTCTACTCGCCAGATCGAAAGCCTGTGCGACAAGCTGCGCGAGCGCGTCAACCGCATCCGCAAGCTGGAGCGCGAGATCCAGGATATCTGCGTGACCCGCGTGCGCATGAAGCGCGACTACTTCATCAAGTCCTTCCCGGGCAATGAGTGCAATCTGGACTGGGTGGAGAAGGAAATCGACAGCGGCAAGGACTGGTCCGAAACCCTGTCCCGCTTCAAGTACGCCATCATCGAGAAGCAGAGCAAGATTGCCGACCTGCAACAGCAGGCGCTGATGAGCATCGAGCAGTTGAAGGAAATCAACCGCCAGATGTCGTCCGGTGAAACCAAGGCACGCCTGGCCAAGCGCGAGATGATCGAGGCCAACCTGCGCCTGGTGATTTCCATCGCCAAGAAATACACCAACCGCGGCCTGCAGTTCCTCGATCTGATCCAGGAAGGCAACATCGGCCTGATGAAGGCGGTGGACAAATTCGAATACCGTCGTGGCTACAAGTTCTCCACTTACGCCACCTGGTGGATTCGTCAGGCCATCACCCGCTCCATCGCCGACCAGGCGCGTACCATCCGCATCCCGGTGCACATGATCGAGACCATCAACAAGATGAATCGCATCAGCCGGCAGATCCTGCAGGAATCCGGCCGTGAGCCGGACCCGGCGGAACTGGCGGAAAAGATGGAAATGCCGGAAGACAAGATCCGCAAGATCATGAAGATTTCCAAAGAGCCTATCTCGATGGAAACCCCGATCGGCGACGACGACGACTCCCATCTCGGCGACTTCATCGAAGACTCGGTGACCGTAGCTCCGGCGGAGGCAGCCATGTACGCCAGCCTGCGCGATGCCACCAAGGAAGTACTGGACTCGCTGACACCGCGTGAGGCCAAGGTGCTGCGCATGCGCTTCGGTATCGACATGAACACCGACCACACCCTGGAAGAAGTGGGCAAACAGTTCGACGTTACCCGTGAACGTATTCGTCAGATCGAAGCCAAGGCACTGCGCAAGCTGCGCCATCCGACCCGCTCGGAGCGCCTGCGCAGCTTCCTCGACAATGAGCCGGGTAACCAATAA
- a CDS encoding fimbria/pilus periplasmic chaperone, whose protein sequence is MNKFFHWGGALLLAGLLTPINSQANVVITGTRVIYNQSDREVTVKMDNVGQEPALVQVWADRGAAKSSPTKADAPFLITPPIFRIDPSKGQSIRLIFSGADLPRDRESVFWLNMLDIPPAPSKGQQNYLQMAIQTRIKIFYRPSKLPGSPDEAAEKLNWHIISQGNEQFLRVQNSTPYHVSINFAAIEVNGQEYRTDSGMVPPLGSIDLKIKDLKTKPASSSSIKFESINDYGGPIILKAAPLL, encoded by the coding sequence ATGAATAAATTCTTTCATTGGGGCGGCGCACTTTTGCTGGCCGGCCTGCTCACTCCCATCAACAGCCAGGCCAATGTCGTCATTACCGGCACTCGGGTTATTTATAACCAGAGCGACCGGGAAGTAACAGTAAAAATGGACAATGTCGGCCAGGAACCCGCCCTGGTACAGGTGTGGGCCGACAGGGGAGCGGCAAAATCCAGTCCGACCAAGGCCGATGCGCCATTCCTGATCACTCCTCCCATCTTCCGTATCGACCCCAGCAAGGGGCAAAGCATCCGTCTCATTTTCAGTGGTGCAGATTTGCCGCGCGACCGTGAATCGGTCTTCTGGCTGAATATGCTGGATATCCCCCCCGCGCCCAGCAAGGGTCAACAAAACTATCTGCAGATGGCCATTCAGACCCGTATCAAGATTTTCTACCGCCCCAGCAAATTACCGGGCAGCCCTGACGAGGCGGCGGAAAAACTGAACTGGCACATTATTTCGCAAGGAAACGAGCAATTTTTGCGTGTGCAAAACAGCACTCCATATCACGTATCGATTAACTTTGCCGCTATCGAGGTAAATGGTCAGGAATACCGCACTGACAGCGGCATGGTGCCTCCTCTGGGCAGCATTGATCTCAAGATAAAAGACCTGAAAACCAAGCCGGCCTCCAGTAGCAGCATCAAGTTTGAAAGCATTAATGACTATGGTGGACCGATAATCCTCAAGGCGGCTCCTCTGCTATAG
- a CDS encoding fimbria/pilus outer membrane usher protein gives MKKKCEIVQESNFGNLKPLSLILFSIFSSPFAFSDSLQTATQMQALNNVEFNSNLLDLPADSKKAALQRFSSSGSALPGSYRADVYVNEYWVARRDVLIRENKEKGGSNICITPTLLNDIGLDFNRLPAESQSLQNLPANSCLDNMAAIPGMSASFDGGALRLDFGLPQIYQLRTARGYVSPDKWTTGTPVAGFLNYNLNAYHNRQDNAGENSQYYLNALAGLNLGAWRLRYNGSLSQQLSGDNRQTQYQRLSAYAQRDLTAWHSTLTVGESYTPGDLFNSFGFRGVQIRSDDRMLPDSVRGYAPIVRGVAESNAKVAIRQGGNLIYETTVPPGPFQIDDLYNTGYAGDLTVTVTESDGRSKEFLIPYAAVPQLLREGMDRFSLTAGELRASQNSSKPGFVQGNYQRGINNSLTMYGGSLAANHYFAAQLGAAVSTAAGAFAVDVSHSQADFSNSPASALGDMKGQSYRVTYSKLLAPTQTNVTVAAYRYSTRGYMEFPDFAYTQMQGSRLAPLKSRFMVNISQPLAAGWGNLNLSGSTQEYWNQSGRDLQYQFGYGNVFKSFSYGLTASRSKDVTGRHINQYMLSITVPLGKSTYAPTLSSTVTADNQHNRSGQVSLSGVAGELRNMNYSVYAGNTDQNGDTSESYGAYGQYSGSLGSLTASISRAGGNTQQMLGVNGGMVFHPGGVTLSQTVGEAIAVVEAKGAEGASLSNMNGTRINSQGYAVATSLMPYRLNDISVDPKSMSEDVELQESSSKIAPTSGAIVMVKFPTKQGKAAMVNVKMASGDNAPLGADVLQADGTPVTIIGQGGMTYLRGLDGQPLRVRWGDDSKQQCSFSYRLPADAQTASSETTQLRKTDAVCQ, from the coding sequence ATGAAGAAAAAATGCGAAATAGTGCAGGAAAGTAATTTTGGAAATTTAAAGCCTCTAAGCCTGATTTTATTTTCTATATTCAGCAGCCCGTTTGCCTTTTCGGATAGCCTGCAAACCGCCACGCAGATGCAGGCGTTGAATAATGTCGAATTCAACAGCAACCTGCTAGACCTTCCAGCCGACAGCAAGAAAGCGGCACTACAACGCTTTAGTAGCAGCGGCAGTGCGCTGCCCGGTAGCTACCGTGCCGATGTCTATGTAAACGAATACTGGGTGGCTCGTCGCGATGTACTCATCCGAGAGAACAAGGAAAAGGGGGGCAGCAATATCTGTATTACTCCCACCCTGCTCAACGATATCGGCCTCGACTTCAACCGTCTGCCTGCCGAGTCCCAATCGCTACAGAACCTACCGGCCAATAGTTGCCTGGATAATATGGCCGCCATACCGGGCATGTCGGCCAGTTTCGATGGCGGCGCCTTGCGTCTGGACTTTGGCCTGCCGCAGATTTATCAGCTGCGTACTGCCCGCGGCTATGTCAGCCCCGACAAATGGACTACCGGCACCCCCGTAGCCGGCTTCCTGAACTACAACCTCAATGCCTACCACAACCGGCAGGACAACGCAGGCGAAAACAGCCAGTACTATCTGAATGCCCTGGCAGGGCTGAACCTGGGCGCATGGCGCCTGCGCTACAACGGCTCGCTGAGCCAGCAATTGTCCGGCGACAACCGGCAAACACAGTACCAGCGGCTTTCCGCTTATGCGCAACGGGATCTGACCGCATGGCATTCCACGCTGACCGTAGGGGAAAGCTATACACCGGGCGATTTATTCAACTCGTTCGGTTTCCGCGGGGTGCAGATCCGCTCCGATGACCGCATGCTGCCCGACTCCGTCAGGGGCTACGCACCGATCGTGCGCGGCGTTGCGGAAAGCAATGCCAAGGTGGCGATCCGGCAAGGCGGCAACCTGATTTATGAAACCACCGTTCCGCCCGGCCCGTTCCAGATAGATGATCTCTACAACACCGGCTACGCGGGTGACCTGACTGTCACGGTGACGGAAAGCGATGGCCGCAGCAAAGAGTTTCTGATTCCCTATGCTGCCGTGCCACAATTGCTGCGCGAGGGGATGGATCGTTTCAGCCTCACCGCTGGCGAATTGCGTGCCAGCCAGAACAGCAGCAAACCCGGATTCGTTCAGGGTAATTACCAGCGCGGCATCAACAACAGCCTGACTATGTATGGTGGCAGCCTTGCGGCCAACCACTACTTCGCCGCGCAGCTTGGCGCAGCGGTCAGCACGGCTGCAGGTGCCTTTGCCGTAGATGTCAGCCATTCGCAGGCGGACTTTTCCAACAGCCCGGCGTCGGCACTGGGCGACATGAAAGGCCAGAGCTACCGCGTGACCTACAGCAAACTGCTGGCCCCCACGCAAACCAACGTTACCGTTGCAGCCTATCGCTACTCCACCCGCGGCTACATGGAGTTTCCCGACTTTGCCTATACGCAGATGCAAGGCAGCCGGCTCGCCCCGCTGAAAAGCCGCTTCATGGTCAACATCAGCCAGCCGCTGGCCGCCGGCTGGGGCAACCTCAACCTGTCCGGCAGCACGCAGGAGTACTGGAACCAGTCCGGGCGCGATCTGCAATACCAGTTCGGTTACGGCAATGTGTTCAAGTCATTCAGCTATGGCCTGACCGCCAGCCGCAGCAAGGATGTCACCGGCCGCCATATCAACCAGTACATGCTGAGCATCACCGTTCCTCTGGGCAAGAGCACCTATGCACCCACCCTGTCCAGTACGGTTACCGCTGACAACCAGCACAACCGTTCCGGACAGGTATCGCTCAGCGGTGTAGCCGGCGAACTGCGCAACATGAACTACAGCGTCTATGCCGGTAATACCGACCAGAATGGCGACACCAGCGAAAGCTATGGCGCCTACGGGCAGTACTCCGGCAGTCTCGGCAGCCTGACGGCCAGCATCAGCAGGGCGGGCGGCAATACCCAGCAGATGCTCGGGGTGAACGGCGGCATGGTGTTCCATCCGGGTGGCGTCACACTGTCGCAGACCGTGGGCGAAGCCATCGCCGTAGTTGAGGCAAAAGGAGCAGAGGGAGCCAGCCTGTCCAACATGAACGGCACCCGCATCAACAGCCAGGGCTATGCCGTAGCCACCAGCCTGATGCCCTACCGCCTGAACGACATCTCCGTTGACCCCAAGAGCATGAGCGAAGACGTCGAGTTGCAGGAAAGCTCGTCCAAAATCGCGCCTACGTCCGGTGCCATCGTGATGGTGAAGTTCCCTACCAAGCAAGGCAAGGCGGCCATGGTCAACGTGAAAATGGCATCTGGCGACAACGCACCGCTAGGGGCGGACGTGCTGCAGGCAGACGGTACGCCAGTCACCATCATCGGCCAGGGCGGCATGACTTACCTGCGCGGGCTGGATGGCCAGCCACTGCGGGTTCGCTGGGGAGACGACAGCAAGCAGCAATGTTCCTTTAGCTACCGGCTGCCTGCCGACGCTCAAACTGCCAGCAGTGAGACGACCCAGCTCAGGAAGACGGATGCCGTCTGCCAGTAA
- a CDS encoding fimbrial protein, protein MKHLATALAIGLTLTTAAAYATDGTITINGNLIANTCTINGGNGDITVNLPTLSAATLSSAGKTAGSTKFTITLSNCSATSAKTFFEAGATINGNSGNLINNGTAANVEVQFLNDQGQAINLATQANSQQVNITNQAANLNYQAQYFATAAATPGTVSTSVKYSISYN, encoded by the coding sequence ATGAAACACCTGGCAACCGCACTGGCAATTGGCCTGACCCTCACTACTGCTGCGGCATATGCAACTGATGGCACCATTACCATCAATGGCAACCTCATCGCCAATACCTGCACCATCAATGGCGGCAATGGCGACATCACCGTCAACCTGCCTACCCTGTCCGCCGCTACGCTATCCAGTGCCGGCAAAACCGCCGGCAGCACCAAGTTCACCATCACATTGAGCAACTGCAGCGCCACCAGCGCCAAAACCTTTTTCGAGGCTGGCGCCACCATCAATGGCAATAGCGGCAACTTGATCAATAATGGCACTGCGGCCAACGTCGAAGTGCAGTTCCTGAATGACCAGGGCCAGGCCATCAACCTGGCAACCCAGGCCAACTCACAGCAGGTCAACATTACCAATCAGGCTGCTAATCTGAATTACCAGGCGCAATACTTTGCCACTGCTGCCGCCACCCCAGGTACGGTCAGCACCAGTGTGAAATACTCCATCAGCTACAACTAA
- a CDS encoding molecular chaperone: MKALRLGCLLASCLLLAMPLIATANVVITGTRVIYQEKDREVTVKLDNAGKQPALVQVWADRGNAKASASNADAPFLITPPIFRIEPGKGQTLRIIFTGEKLPMDRESVFWLNVLDIPPLPREQQDNFVQLAIRSRIKIFYRPAKLAGSQDDSAQGLQWTLRQQGDGLLLQASNPAPYHASMNFAAIGIGGNEYRTDGGMVPPFGTATFKINGLQKIPSQINYLHYESIDDYGAIKILNGTLHSSTSPP, translated from the coding sequence ATGAAAGCACTACGCTTAGGATGCCTGCTGGCAAGTTGCCTGCTGCTGGCCATGCCACTCATCGCCACCGCCAATGTCGTCATTACCGGCACGCGAGTGATTTACCAGGAAAAAGATCGCGAAGTCACCGTCAAACTGGACAATGCCGGCAAACAGCCGGCACTGGTGCAAGTATGGGCAGACCGTGGCAATGCCAAAGCATCGGCCAGCAATGCGGATGCACCATTTCTGATTACACCACCCATCTTCCGAATCGAGCCGGGTAAGGGCCAGACCTTACGCATCATTTTCACCGGTGAAAAACTGCCAATGGATCGCGAGTCGGTATTCTGGCTGAATGTCCTGGACATACCGCCGCTCCCCAGGGAACAGCAAGACAACTTTGTACAGCTGGCAATCCGCTCCAGGATCAAAATATTCTACCGTCCTGCCAAACTCGCAGGCAGTCAGGACGATAGCGCCCAGGGCCTGCAGTGGACACTGCGGCAACAAGGCGATGGGCTATTGCTGCAGGCCAGTAATCCCGCCCCTTATCATGCCTCGATGAATTTTGCGGCTATCGGGATAGGTGGCAATGAATACCGGACCGATGGCGGCATGGTGCCACCATTCGGCACAGCCACTTTCAAGATAAATGGCCTGCAAAAAATACCAAGCCAAATAAATTACTTGCATTACGAAAGCATAGATGACTATGGGGCAATTAAAATACTGAATGGCACGCTACATTCCTCTACCAGCCCGCCATGA